A stretch of DNA from Tsuneonella amylolytica:
GGGATGGCTTCGGCCTGCGCGCGCGCTTCGGCGTAGGATGCGAAGCCGGCGAGGCGTTCGAGATTGCGGCGGGTGGGGAAGATCAGCGCGAGCTCTCCGCGGTCGGCCGCTTCGAGCGCCCCCGCGGCGGTCGTCCAGAACAGGTGCGTGGTCTCGGTATCGTCGATCTCGAGTTCGACCGCTCCGGTGCCGAGATCGGCGAGGTAGAACCGCGTGTCGAAGATGCGCGGGATGCGCTCGTTGCGTGGGTTCCACCGCGCGAAGGGCACGATCCGGTCGAGTTCCAGCGTCCAGCCCATCGCCTCGAGGACCGGTGCGAGTGCGCCGCTTTCGAGCAGGAGTTCGCGCGCGCGGCGTACCTCGTCGGCGGTCGGCTGCTGGGCGATGCCAACGGCAAGGCCGGTTTCCTCCAGAGCCTCGCGCACCGCAGCGATGCGATGGGCGGTCTCGTCCTCGTCGTCGCTGCCGAGGCGCGCCGCGAGGTCGCGGTCGGCATTGTCGAGCCGTCCGCCGGGAAACACCGCCATGCCGCCGGCAAAGGTCATCGCCTTGGCACGCACGGTCATCAGGATTTCGGGCGGGCCGCCGTCGGCGGCGTTGCGGAACACGACGACGGTGGCCGCTGGGATCGAGGTGCGCTGTTCGGTTTCGCTCATTGCCGGCAACCCTGCGCCTGCGCCGGTTGCTTGCCAAGACCGAAATGCGCGGGCGGCGTGTCGGAATTTCTTACAAAGCAGGTGTGTGCTAAGCCGCCCTTAACCATCGTGCCCGCGCAATTCGGCGCTTTTGCTAAACTGGCACGCGGGTTGCACAGTGTGAGGTACCCAAACGGTCTTCCAAACGAGGCGGGACGTCAGTCTCCCAAGGTCCTGCCTCCCCGACCCAAGCGAACCCCAACGAAAAACCCGTCCGGCCTACCCAGCCGGACGGGTTTCTTGCTTGTCGGTCGACGCCGGGTCAGCCAGCCTTGGCGACGTTCTTCTCGTCCATCAGGGTCTGCAGTTCGCCGGCCTCGTACATCTCCATCATGATGTCGCTGCCGCCCACGAACTCGCCCTTGACGTAGAGCTGGGGGATCGTCGGCCAGTCGCTGAAGGCCTTGATGCCCTGGCGCACTTCCATGTCCTGCAGCACGTCGACGCTTTCGTAGCCGACGCCGCAATGATCGAGGATCGCCACCGCTCGGCTCGAAAAGCCGCATTGCGGGAAGAGCGGGGTGCCCTTCATGAAGAGGACGACGTCGTTCTGGCTGACGATGTCGGTGAGGCGCTGGTTCACGTCGGACATGGCCGAATTCCCGTAAGTTGAAGCGTTTGTGCGCTGGTCAGTTGGGCACGGCGGTCGTCAGTTGCAAGGCGTGGAGCTCGCCCCCCATCCGCTCGCCCAGCGCCTCGTAAACGAGCTTGTGCTGCTGGACCCGGCTCTGGCCAGCAAACTGCGGGGCGACGACATGCGCCGCCCAGTGGTCGTTGTCGCCGGCAAGATCGCGCATCTCCACGACCGCGCCGGGAAGCGCGCCTTCGATGAGCGCGACGATATCGGCTGCGGCCATCGGCATCCGCTCAGCTCTCGCTCATCAGCTGGCGGCGCGCCTCGACGGTCTTTTCCTCGAGCGCGGTGCGGACTGCCGCTTCGTCGCAGTCGCAGCCCGCCTGCGTGAGGTCGCCCAGCACCTTGCGGATCACGTCCTCGTCGCCCGCTTCCTCGAAATCGGCCTGGACCACCGCCTTGGCGTAGGCGTCGGTTTCCTCGGCGGTGAGGCCCATCTTCTCGGCGGCCCAGTGGCCGAGCAGCCGGTTGCGGCGCGCGGCGACGCGGAACGCGGTGTTCTCGTCCATCGCGAACTTGGCTTCCTCGCCGCGGCGGCGATCGTCGAAATCG
This window harbors:
- a CDS encoding NUDIX hydrolase, whose protein sequence is MSETEQRTSIPAATVVVFRNAADGGPPEILMTVRAKAMTFAGGMAVFPGGRLDNADRDLAARLGSDDEDETAHRIAAVREALEETGLAVGIAQQPTADEVRRARELLLESGALAPVLEAMGWTLELDRIVPFARWNPRNERIPRIFDTRFYLADLGTGAVELEIDDTETTHLFWTTAAGALEAADRGELALIFPTRRNLERLAGFASYAEARAQAEAIPVRTITPWMEDRGGETWLRIPSDAGYPVDSEPLTSVARG
- the grxD gene encoding Grx4 family monothiol glutaredoxin, encoding MSDVNQRLTDIVSQNDVVLFMKGTPLFPQCGFSSRAVAILDHCGVGYESVDVLQDMEVRQGIKAFSDWPTIPQLYVKGEFVGGSDIMMEMYEAGELQTLMDEKNVAKAG
- a CDS encoding BolA/IbaG family iron-sulfur metabolism protein translates to MPMAAADIVALIEGALPGAVVEMRDLAGDNDHWAAHVVAPQFAGQSRVQQHKLVYEALGERMGGELHALQLTTAVPN
- a CDS encoding DUF1476 domain-containing protein, which codes for MTDFDDRRRGEEAKFAMDENTAFRVAARRNRLLGHWAAEKMGLTAEETDAYAKAVVQADFEEAGDEDVIRKVLGDLTQAGCDCDEAAVRTALEEKTVEARRQLMSES